One Chlamydiales bacterium genomic window, AGGAATGTTTAAACTCAAAAAGGATTTTCTCCCTTGTGGTGATCAACCAGATACAATTCACAAACTGACCGAAGGGGTTTTAAAGGGAAAACCTGCACAAGTCCTTTTAGGAGTGACTGGATCAGGGAAAACTTATACGATGGCTAACATCATCGAAAAAGTCCAAAAACCCTCTTTAGTTTTAGCTCATAACAAAACACTTGCTGCTCAACTATATCAGGAATTCAAAAAATTTTTTCCAGATAATGCTGTCGAGTATTTCGTTTCTTATTATGATTATTATCAACCTGAAGCTTATCTTCCCCGTACCGATACTTACATTGAAAAGGATCTTTCAATCAATGATACGATTGACAAGATGCGCCTTTCAGCGACCCGTTCATTGCTAGAAAGAAAAGATGTTTTGATTGTGGCTTCTGTCTCTTGTATCTATGGTCTTGGGATGCCAGAACATTATGCAGAGATGAAACTGCATTTACAAGTAGGAGAAAAATGGAATCAAAATGCTCTTTTAATCCAACTGGTTGAGATGCAATATAAGCGTAATGATACCGATTTTTTTCGTGGGATTTTTCGATTACGTGGTGACGTATTAGAAATTTATCCGGCTTATGAGGAAAACTGTGCCTATCGTATGGAATTTTTTGATGATCTTCTTGAGAAGATCAGTGAGATAGACCCTGTAACGGGTAGAATATCGAAAAGATTGGAAAATTTGACCATTTATCCTGGTTCCCATTATGTCATGCCGGAGGCTGTGCGCTTACGTGCTGTTGAAACAATTCAGCAAGAACTTCAGGAAAGAATCACCTACTTTGGATTGCAAGAGAAGGTAGTGGAACAAGCAAGAATTCGTCAGCGTACCCTCTATGATTTGGAGATGATTAAGGAAGTAGGTTTTTGCAAAGGGGTAGAAAATTACTCTCGCCATTTTTCAGGCAGAAATCCAGGGGATCCCCCCTCTTGTTTACTCGATTACTTTGGAGATGATTATCTTTTGTTTATCGATGAATCTCACCAAACGATCCCTCAACTTCATGCGATGTATCATGGAGATAGAAGCAGAAAAAAAACTCTGATTGATTTTGGATTTCGCCTTCCCTCTGCTTATGATAACCGTCCTTTAAAATTTCAAGAAACTTATGAAAGGATCAATCAAGTGATTTATGTTTCTGCGACTCCAGGGGAGTGGGAGCTTAATGAAGCTGGAGGAGAGTGTTGCGAACAAATTATTCGTCCTACAGGCCTTTTAGATCCAGAAATTGAAGTGAGAGCTGCCACTGGACAAGTAGATGATATTTTGGAAGAGATTCGTCTTCATCAAGAGAAAGGAGAAAGAATTCTCGTGACGACATTGACAAAACGTCTTTCTGAAGATCTCACGAAATATCTCCTCAATCTAAAGGTAAAAGCAAAATATCTCCATTCTGAGATTGACACCCTTGAACGTGTCCAAATTTTGCATGATTTACGCATAGGTGTTTTTGATGTACTGGTCGGGATTAATCTCCTGCGAGAAGGACTCGATCTTCCAGAGGTTTCTCTTGTAGCAATACTTGATGCTGACAAGCAAGGATTTTTACGTAGCCAAACCGCGCTCATCCAGACCTGTGGAAGAGCTGCGCGTAATGCAAAAGGACGAGTCATCATGTATGCGGATAGATTAACTGAAGCGATCAGAAAGACCCTTGAAATTACTCAGGAACGTCGTAAGCGTCAAATGGCATATAATCAAGCGCATGACATTATTCCTCAAACTATTAAACGCAATTTTGCGAATGAAATGAGTTTCCCTAAAGATCTCTCAAAATCACAAGCAGAATCCTCAAACGATTTGCATAAAAAGAAAAAACGCTATTTTAATGTTCAAGATCTTGAAAAGAAAATCCAGAATTATGAAAAACTCATGCATCAAGCAACGAAAAAGTTTCGCTTTGAAGAAGCAGCTAAATATCGAGATCTTATAAGAAAATACAAAAATAAAGAATTAGGGGTGGAATAGAGAATAATGGTTTTTCTATAGAGATGTATATCTTTTAAGTAGATGAGAATTTTGGATTTGGAAATTTATTATGAATTAGATGACGATACCCTTCTATCCTTGAGAGCTCTCGCCACTTGTTTTCAAATGCTTTGTATCCTTCTTCTTCACTTGCATAGACTTTTTGGT contains:
- the uvrB gene encoding excinuclease ABC subunit UvrB is translated as MFKLKKDFLPCGDQPDTIHKLTEGVLKGKPAQVLLGVTGSGKTYTMANIIEKVQKPSLVLAHNKTLAAQLYQEFKKFFPDNAVEYFVSYYDYYQPEAYLPRTDTYIEKDLSINDTIDKMRLSATRSLLERKDVLIVASVSCIYGLGMPEHYAEMKLHLQVGEKWNQNALLIQLVEMQYKRNDTDFFRGIFRLRGDVLEIYPAYEENCAYRMEFFDDLLEKISEIDPVTGRISKRLENLTIYPGSHYVMPEAVRLRAVETIQQELQERITYFGLQEKVVEQARIRQRTLYDLEMIKEVGFCKGVENYSRHFSGRNPGDPPSCLLDYFGDDYLLFIDESHQTIPQLHAMYHGDRSRKKTLIDFGFRLPSAYDNRPLKFQETYERINQVIYVSATPGEWELNEAGGECCEQIIRPTGLLDPEIEVRAATGQVDDILEEIRLHQEKGERILVTTLTKRLSEDLTKYLLNLKVKAKYLHSEIDTLERVQILHDLRIGVFDVLVGINLLREGLDLPEVSLVAILDADKQGFLRSQTALIQTCGRAARNAKGRVIMYADRLTEAIRKTLEITQERRKRQMAYNQAHDIIPQTIKRNFANEMSFPKDLSKSQAESSNDLHKKKKRYFNVQDLEKKIQNYEKLMHQATKKFRFEEAAKYRDLIRKYKNKELGVE